The following are encoded in a window of Arcobacter arenosus genomic DNA:
- a CDS encoding NAD(P)-binding domain-containing protein, whose amino-acid sequence MNTTYDIAIIGGGPGGIGTAVEAAVHGVERILLIDKADNHSSTIRKFYKDNKRVDKDWKGQTVEIEGNIPFMDGTKETTLDFFDQLLDYEKIDTAFNTEVENIQKDENGIFQISTATQGFKAKAVVITIGKMGKPNKPSYRIPPSIKEFVNFNLDKCSEGEKILVVGGGNSAAEYAYELADENNIITLVYRKDEFTRLNPENEDILYQYNGQEKLRLRLGTDIISLENEHGKVKVNFDDGYYTIYDRIIYAIGGTSPVDFLKKVGIQTDDKGKPIYDEHYRTNVKGMYVAGDIAFNTGGSIVTALNHGYHIVNSYLKRTGKIYAYTDKVEEYFKNNPEFKH is encoded by the coding sequence ATGAATACAACTTATGATATTGCCATAATTGGCGGAGGCCCTGGTGGCATAGGTACTGCCGTAGAAGCAGCGGTACATGGAGTAGAGAGAATACTACTAATTGATAAGGCAGATAATCACTCAAGTACTATTAGAAAATTTTATAAAGATAATAAACGAGTTGATAAAGATTGGAAGGGTCAAACAGTAGAAATTGAAGGAAATATTCCTTTTATGGATGGAACAAAAGAAACAACATTAGACTTTTTTGACCAACTTTTAGATTATGAAAAAATTGATACTGCATTTAACACAGAAGTAGAAAATATACAAAAAGATGAAAATGGAATTTTTCAAATCTCAACTGCCACTCAAGGTTTTAAAGCAAAAGCTGTAGTAATAACAATTGGAAAAATGGGAAAACCAAATAAACCAAGTTATAGAATACCACCTTCAATAAAAGAGTTTGTAAATTTTAACTTAGATAAATGTAGTGAAGGGGAAAAGATACTAGTTGTTGGAGGAGGAAATAGTGCGGCAGAATATGCCTACGAGTTAGCTGATGAAAACAACATAATAACTTTAGTTTATAGAAAAGATGAATTCACAAGACTTAATCCTGAAAATGAAGATATTTTGTATCAATACAATGGGCAAGAGAAACTAAGACTAAGACTAGGTACAGATATAATATCCTTAGAGAATGAACATGGAAAGGTAAAAGTGAATTTTGATGATGGTTACTACACAATATATGATAGAATTATTTATGCAATAGGTGGAACATCGCCTGTTGATTTTCTAAAAAAAGTTGGTATCCAAACTGATGATAAAGGGAAACCAATATATGATGAGCACTACAGAACAAATGTAAAAGGTATGTATGTTGCAGGAGATATTGCATTTAATACCGGTGGTTCAATTGTAACAGCTCTTAATCATGGTTACCATATTGTAAACTCTTATTTAAAAAGGACTGGAAAAATTTATGCCTATACGGACAAGGTGGAAGAGTATTTCAAAAACAATCCAGAGTTTAAACACTAA
- the queF gene encoding preQ(1) synthase: MKYGEKEIVEFDINNEENFWPNKNEKNYVIKIELPEFMAKCPRSGYPDFATIYLEYTPDKLVIELKALKIYINSFMFREVSHENSANEIFDTLYEKLQPRWMKVVADFKPRGNVHTVIEIDSDKM; the protein is encoded by the coding sequence ATGAAATATGGTGAAAAAGAGATTGTAGAATTTGACATCAATAATGAAGAAAATTTCTGGCCAAATAAAAATGAAAAAAACTATGTAATAAAAATTGAATTGCCAGAGTTTATGGCAAAATGTCCAAGAAGTGGATATCCAGATTTTGCAACAATTTATTTAGAATATACGCCAGATAAATTAGTTATAGAATTAAAAGCATTAAAAATTTATATTAACTCTTTCATGTTTAGAGAAGTTTCTCATGAAAATAGTGCAAATGAAATTTTTGATACACTTTATGAAAAATTACAACCAAGATGGATGAAAGTTGTTGCAGACTTTAAACCTCGTGGAAATGTACACACTGTTATTGAAATAGACAGCGATAAAATGTAA
- a CDS encoding helix-turn-helix domain-containing protein, which produces MERLVTTAQAAEILGISLQGVHYRIKKNQLKSIKKSGKTYVYINDTQKISPTATNSEEEPKVEMITFKETIKEVVKAKDEQILLLKKSIKWMRKQHGSEILRLENNQKRIIGVFNREIELLQSAFNEMRSIYKPQLISQQENKEKPQEKTKEKFISIVDFTLYLKRHNKSEREIKLIIMKAIERKDSRFIFNKKDRKLLILNEDFSDLI; this is translated from the coding sequence TTGGAGAGATTAGTTACAACAGCTCAAGCTGCTGAAATATTAGGTATTTCTCTCCAAGGGGTACATTATAGAATTAAAAAAAACCAATTAAAATCTATCAAAAAGTCTGGTAAGACTTATGTTTATATAAACGATACTCAAAAAATCTCTCCAACTGCTACAAACTCTGAAGAAGAACCAAAAGTTGAAATGATTACTTTTAAAGAGACTATAAAAGAAGTAGTTAAAGCAAAAGATGAACAGATATTATTATTAAAAAAGTCTATTAAATGGATGAGAAAGCAACATGGATCAGAGATTTTAAGGTTAGAGAATAATCAAAAAAGAATTATAGGTGTTTTTAATAGAGAGATTGAACTTTTACAAAGTGCTTTTAATGAGATGCGTTCAATATATAAACCCCAACTTATAAGTCAGCAAGAAAATAAAGAGAAACCCCAAGAAAAAACAAAAGAAAAATTTATCTCTATTGTTGATTTTACTTTATATTTAAAAAGACACAATAAAAGTGAAAGAGAAATAAAACTTATAATAATGAAAGCTATTGAACGAAAAGATTCAAGATTTATTTTTAATAAAAAAGATAGAAAACTTTTAATTTTAAATGAGGATTTTTCTGATTTAATTTAG